From a region of the Corallococcus coralloides DSM 2259 genome:
- a CDS encoding NAD(+)/NADH kinase — protein sequence MQPGTSPKALIVYKRGAYESKAPGPAEGSPSRPNRVRTADALRARRNANAHKSTLDAVTQALQQLAIAFDVQYRDELADIQGYELVISVGGDGTFLETAHYLKEGHLLGVNSAPQESVGFFCKGHADNFFEKAERFLRGKARIQPLNRLELDINGVRQAPLVLNDILFANQVPAGTSRYELTVRKSREEQKSSGVWIAPAPGSTAAIRSAGGRRMFVGSDQMQYVVREAYTPPGKSYQFNKGILEAGEKVQIRSLMDDAAVYLDLPHRMIPIPRGAVVSVRNARTPLLAVW from the coding sequence ATGCAACCAGGTACTTCTCCCAAAGCCCTCATCGTCTACAAGAGAGGCGCGTACGAGTCCAAGGCCCCGGGCCCCGCGGAAGGCAGCCCCAGCCGCCCCAACCGGGTGAGGACCGCGGATGCCTTGCGCGCGCGGCGCAATGCCAATGCACACAAGAGCACCCTGGACGCGGTGACGCAGGCGCTCCAGCAGCTCGCCATCGCCTTCGACGTGCAGTACCGGGACGAGCTGGCCGACATCCAGGGCTATGAGCTGGTCATCAGCGTCGGAGGGGACGGGACGTTCCTCGAGACCGCGCACTACCTCAAGGAGGGCCATCTGCTGGGCGTCAACTCCGCGCCGCAGGAAAGCGTGGGGTTCTTCTGCAAGGGCCACGCGGACAACTTCTTCGAGAAGGCGGAGCGGTTCCTGCGGGGCAAGGCGAGGATTCAGCCCCTGAACCGGCTGGAGCTGGACATCAACGGGGTGCGTCAAGCGCCGCTGGTCCTCAATGACATCCTCTTCGCGAACCAGGTGCCGGCGGGGACGTCTCGCTACGAGTTGACCGTGCGAAAGAGCCGCGAGGAGCAGAAGTCCTCCGGCGTGTGGATCGCCCCCGCGCCGGGCTCCACCGCGGCCATCCGCTCCGCGGGAGGACGCCGGATGTTCGTGGGGTCGGACCAGATGCAATACGTCGTGCGCGAGGCCTACACGCCCCCGGGCAAGAGCTATCAGTTCAACAAGGGCATCCTGGAGGCTGGGGAGAAGGTGCAGATCCGTTCGCTGATGGATGACGCGGCCGTCTACCTGGATCTGCCGCACCGCATGATTCCCATCCCCCGAGGGGCGGTGGTCTCCGTCCGGAACGCGCGGACCCCGCTTCTCGCTGTCTGGTGA
- a CDS encoding aminotransferase class III-fold pyridoxal phosphate-dependent enzyme: MARFGSREIVFERGEQGFVHDTQGRTYVDFVLGYGPIILGHALPEFQTRVAGLLNNGLMMPGFTRWHLDYLSKLLAGHDDLRASIFKTASEAVTGAFRLAAVTTKRLGIIRCGYVGWHDSQLANSIRWHEPLASPLREQVKYTEGMRGVSDSEPVFNWTGFDLAELEALLEQHRERIGAFIIDAYLVSFTDLATLREALSLCRKAGVVTIFDETKTGGRVSRLGVAMDAGLDVDLLVLGKALANGAPISLIVGREHLLRATEQVRLGGTFSKEMFAIYAALATFDILESQDGYQVIARTGQRIVECFNAASRRHGLLERVSAKAVLGGSLFELVYGGSLLADEEQRKRLRRSLADQGVLLLDAHPSYACLAHQALDWGRLEAQFFEGLSAWASGDPRAP, from the coding sequence ATGGCCCGCTTCGGCAGCCGGGAGATCGTCTTCGAGCGCGGCGAGCAGGGCTTCGTCCATGACACCCAGGGCCGCACCTACGTCGATTTCGTCCTGGGATACGGCCCCATCATCCTGGGCCACGCCCTGCCCGAGTTCCAGACACGGGTCGCGGGCCTGTTGAACAACGGGCTCATGATGCCAGGGTTTACGCGTTGGCATCTGGACTACCTCTCCAAGCTGCTGGCCGGGCACGACGACCTGCGGGCGTCCATCTTCAAGACGGCCTCGGAGGCGGTGACGGGGGCCTTCCGCCTGGCCGCGGTGACGACGAAGCGGCTGGGCATCATCCGCTGCGGCTACGTGGGCTGGCACGACTCCCAGCTCGCCAACTCCATCCGCTGGCACGAGCCGCTGGCTTCGCCGCTGCGAGAGCAGGTCAAGTACACCGAAGGCATGCGGGGCGTGAGCGACTCCGAGCCCGTCTTCAACTGGACGGGCTTCGACCTGGCCGAGCTGGAGGCCCTGCTGGAGCAGCACCGCGAGCGCATCGGGGCCTTCATCATCGACGCCTACCTGGTGTCCTTCACGGACCTGGCGACCCTCCGCGAGGCGCTGTCGCTGTGCCGCAAGGCGGGGGTCGTCACCATCTTCGACGAGACGAAGACGGGTGGACGGGTGTCGCGGCTGGGCGTCGCCATGGACGCGGGGCTGGACGTCGACCTGCTCGTGCTGGGCAAGGCGCTGGCCAACGGCGCGCCCATCAGCCTCATCGTGGGCCGGGAGCACCTGCTGCGGGCCACGGAGCAGGTCCGCCTGGGGGGCACGTTCTCCAAGGAGATGTTCGCCATCTACGCGGCCCTGGCGACCTTCGACATCCTCGAGTCCCAGGACGGCTACCAGGTCATCGCCCGGACCGGGCAGCGCATCGTCGAGTGCTTCAACGCGGCCTCCCGCCGCCACGGCCTGCTGGAGCGGGTCTCCGCGAAGGCGGTCCTGGGAGGAAGCCTGTTCGAGCTCGTCTACGGGGGCTCGCTCCTGGCCGATGAAGAGCAGCGCAAGCGCCTGCGCCGCAGCCTCGCCGACCAGGGCGTGCTGCTGCTGGACGCGCATCCCTCCTATGCCTGCCTCGCCCACCAGGCGCTGGACTGGGGCCGGCTCGAGGCCCAGTTCTTCGAGGGCCTCTCGGCCTGGGCGTCAGGGGACCCGAGGGCGCCATGA
- a CDS encoding M16 family metallopeptidase: protein MFRPPLSWFACLALLGAPQAGAQAVSEPSAKPAAGSTPAAKLGSDIQARTLKNGLTVIVWPDHDIPNVALANWFRVGSRNERPGITGLSHFFEHMMFNGAKKYGPGEFDRVMEANGGSNNAFTSEDVTVYLDWFPASALPLILDLEQDRLQSLSFDPKVIESERGVVYSERRSGVDNDNNGALQEQLQATAFVAHPYQIPVIGWPSDIESWRMEDLQRYFKTYYAPNNATLVLAGDLDPARVFEQVEATLGTIPSQPAPEPVRTKEPEQQGERRIVVKKLAQSPLLQVAYHGLAANDPDMETLELLGLILTHGDSSRLHRKLVDEARVAIRVRSTTAGGFDPSLVWFSVDLTPGGDLAKTEALLNAELARVVKDGVTDAELRKARNVALSTFWRKLETNSGRARELGNAATFRGDWKALLDAPARYEQVTRDGVKALAARIFNPDHRTVGWLVPTTAPAAPASKEAAR from the coding sequence ATGTTCCGTCCGCCGTTGTCGTGGTTCGCCTGTCTGGCCCTCCTGGGTGCGCCCCAGGCCGGGGCCCAGGCCGTCTCCGAGCCTTCCGCGAAGCCCGCCGCTGGCTCCACCCCCGCCGCGAAGCTGGGCTCGGACATCCAGGCCCGCACGCTGAAGAACGGGCTCACCGTCATCGTCTGGCCGGACCACGACATCCCCAACGTGGCGCTCGCCAACTGGTTCCGCGTGGGCAGCCGCAACGAGCGCCCCGGCATCACCGGCCTGTCCCACTTCTTCGAGCACATGATGTTCAACGGCGCGAAGAAGTACGGCCCCGGTGAGTTCGACCGCGTCATGGAGGCCAACGGCGGCTCCAACAACGCCTTCACCTCCGAGGACGTCACCGTCTACCTGGACTGGTTCCCCGCCTCCGCGCTGCCCCTCATCCTCGACCTGGAACAGGACCGGCTCCAGTCGCTCTCCTTCGACCCCAAGGTCATCGAGTCCGAGCGCGGCGTCGTCTACTCCGAGCGCCGCTCGGGCGTGGACAATGACAACAACGGCGCGCTCCAGGAGCAGCTGCAGGCCACCGCCTTCGTCGCGCACCCGTACCAGATTCCCGTCATCGGCTGGCCGTCCGACATCGAGTCCTGGCGCATGGAGGACCTCCAGCGCTACTTCAAGACGTACTACGCCCCCAACAACGCCACGCTCGTCCTCGCGGGCGACCTGGATCCAGCCCGCGTCTTCGAGCAGGTGGAGGCCACGCTGGGCACCATCCCCTCGCAGCCCGCGCCGGAGCCCGTGCGCACCAAGGAACCCGAACAGCAGGGCGAGCGGCGCATCGTCGTGAAGAAGCTGGCGCAGTCCCCGCTGCTCCAGGTCGCCTACCACGGCCTCGCCGCCAACGACCCGGACATGGAGACGCTGGAGCTCCTGGGCCTCATCCTCACGCACGGGGACTCGTCGCGCCTGCACCGCAAGCTGGTGGACGAGGCGCGCGTGGCCATCCGCGTCCGGAGCACCACCGCCGGGGGCTTCGACCCGTCGCTCGTCTGGTTCTCCGTGGACCTGACGCCGGGCGGCGACCTGGCGAAGACCGAGGCGCTGCTCAACGCGGAGCTGGCCCGCGTGGTGAAGGACGGCGTCACCGATGCGGAGCTGCGCAAGGCGCGCAACGTGGCCCTGTCCACCTTCTGGCGCAAGCTGGAGACCAACAGCGGCCGCGCCCGCGAATTGGGCAACGCCGCCACCTTCCGCGGAGACTGGAAGGCCCTGCTCGATGCGCCCGCGCGCTACGAGCAGGTCACCCGCGACGGCGTGAAGGCGCTGGCCGCCCGCATCTTCAACCCCGACCACCGCACCGTGGGCTGGCTCGTCCCCACCACGGCTCCCGCTGCCCCGGCCAGCAAGGAGGCCGCGCGATGA
- a CDS encoding M16 family metallopeptidase, translating to MSAPFRLRFSGPPMMRSALAALLFTSACATTPAPAPTAAPTPPSSAPETPATPAPAVPLSTKGVTLPETTSVTLKNGVRLLLVEKHELPLVSFSAWLKGGAVTDPAGKEGLAALTAELLQKGAGSRNAQQFADAVDGVGGELEITPGREALVLNGSFQSRDTALMVELLSDMLVRPRFDAQELEKARALRVSEIASAKDGDPRALIGVYFNAFHFPSHPYGGSAVGSEASLPGISRSDVLGWAKANLGGDRLILSVVGDFDAKQLAAKLEAALGGWAPAAQPLAPVPPTAPTKGRHVLLVDKPDATQTYFAIGNTGIRRTDPDRVVAELGNTVLGGRFTSLLNTELRVKTGLTYGARSALATALQPGTVTLTSYTQTASTGRAIDLALDVLARYRQDGMDDAMLASAKAYVLGQFPPTLETGEQLAMKLSELAFFGMGEQDVNGFADAVSASTRGSVHTVLQRVLPAQEDLTFVLIGKAEALRDVARKYGPVTEMKISDKRFAPPPAPAR from the coding sequence ATGAGTGCTCCCTTCCGCCTTCGCTTCTCCGGTCCCCCCATGATGCGCTCCGCCCTTGCCGCGCTGCTGTTCACCTCCGCGTGCGCGACCACGCCGGCGCCCGCTCCCACCGCCGCGCCCACGCCGCCTTCCTCGGCGCCGGAGACCCCGGCCACGCCCGCGCCCGCGGTCCCGCTGTCCACGAAGGGCGTGACGCTGCCGGAGACGACCTCCGTCACGCTGAAGAACGGCGTGCGGTTGCTCCTCGTGGAGAAGCACGAGCTGCCGCTGGTGTCCTTCAGCGCGTGGCTCAAGGGCGGCGCCGTCACCGACCCCGCGGGCAAGGAGGGCCTGGCCGCGCTCACCGCCGAGCTGCTCCAGAAGGGCGCGGGCTCCCGCAACGCGCAGCAGTTCGCCGACGCCGTGGACGGCGTGGGCGGCGAGCTGGAGATCACTCCAGGGCGCGAGGCGCTCGTCCTCAACGGCAGCTTCCAGTCCCGGGACACCGCGCTGATGGTGGAGCTGCTGTCGGACATGCTCGTGCGTCCCCGCTTCGACGCGCAGGAGCTGGAGAAGGCCCGCGCGCTGCGCGTGTCGGAGATCGCCTCCGCCAAGGACGGCGACCCGCGCGCGCTCATCGGCGTGTACTTCAACGCCTTCCATTTCCCTTCGCACCCGTACGGCGGATCCGCGGTGGGCAGTGAGGCGTCGCTGCCGGGCATCAGCCGGAGCGACGTGCTCGGCTGGGCGAAGGCGAACCTGGGCGGGGACCGGCTCATCCTCTCCGTCGTGGGTGACTTCGACGCGAAGCAGCTGGCCGCGAAGCTGGAGGCCGCGCTGGGCGGATGGGCCCCGGCGGCACAGCCGCTCGCCCCGGTGCCTCCCACCGCGCCCACGAAGGGCCGCCACGTGCTGCTGGTGGACAAGCCCGACGCCACCCAGACCTACTTCGCCATTGGCAACACGGGCATCCGCCGCACCGACCCGGACCGCGTCGTGGCGGAGCTGGGCAACACCGTGCTGGGCGGCCGCTTCACCTCGCTGCTCAACACCGAGCTGCGCGTGAAGACCGGCCTCACCTACGGTGCGCGCTCCGCGCTGGCCACGGCGCTCCAGCCCGGCACCGTCACCCTCACGTCGTATACCCAGACGGCTTCCACGGGCCGTGCCATCGACCTGGCACTGGATGTGCTCGCGCGCTACCGCCAGGACGGCATGGATGACGCCATGCTCGCCTCCGCCAAGGCCTACGTGCTGGGGCAGTTCCCGCCGACGCTGGAGACCGGGGAGCAGCTGGCCATGAAGCTGTCGGAGCTGGCCTTCTTCGGCATGGGCGAACAGGACGTGAACGGGTTCGCGGACGCCGTGTCCGCCTCCACCCGTGGCAGCGTCCACACCGTGCTCCAGCGCGTCCTGCCCGCCCAGGAGGACCTGACGTTCGTCCTCATCGGCAAGGCGGAGGCCCTGCGCGACGTGGCCCGCAAGTACGGTCCCGTCACGGAGATGAAGATCTCCGACAAGCGCTTCGCCCCGCCACCGGCGCCGGCGCGGTAG
- a CDS encoding sigma-70 family RNA polymerase sigma factor: MEAIYEELESTTVEGVETEVDSAEVEMRVRGHLELVRRLAWKYRWTGLSLEELMAEGNVGLVEAARRFEERGVPFGAYAQQWIRARIRAYVSRTWSVAGGRAPWIVFQLRRERARLEARWGEGHPEVTKRLAEALGKKEEDVVRGTDALAKDVSLNAPLGLEGDVTRLDMLESEEDSAEEQADRGAWAEKLRQSVAAAWPELDARERALVKERMLVEDGVSAEFLAKRFGVTAVRIRQIEQGLRQKLRQRLTAGCTAWDGEAPRLAA; the protein is encoded by the coding sequence ATGGAAGCCATCTACGAGGAGCTCGAGTCCACGACGGTGGAGGGTGTGGAGACCGAGGTGGACTCGGCGGAAGTGGAGATGCGGGTGCGGGGGCACCTGGAGCTGGTCCGCCGGCTGGCCTGGAAGTACCGCTGGACGGGCCTGTCGCTGGAGGAGCTGATGGCGGAGGGCAACGTCGGCCTGGTGGAGGCGGCGCGCCGGTTCGAGGAGCGGGGAGTGCCGTTCGGCGCCTACGCGCAGCAGTGGATCCGCGCGCGCATCCGGGCGTACGTGTCCCGCACCTGGAGTGTGGCGGGAGGCCGCGCGCCGTGGATCGTCTTCCAGCTCCGCCGCGAGCGGGCGCGGCTGGAGGCCCGCTGGGGCGAGGGGCACCCGGAGGTGACGAAGCGGCTGGCCGAGGCGCTGGGCAAGAAGGAGGAGGACGTGGTGCGGGGGACGGACGCGCTGGCGAAGGACGTGTCCCTGAACGCGCCCCTGGGCCTGGAGGGGGACGTGACGCGGCTGGACATGCTGGAGTCGGAGGAGGACTCGGCGGAGGAGCAGGCGGACCGGGGGGCCTGGGCGGAGAAGCTGCGCCAGAGCGTGGCGGCGGCCTGGCCGGAGCTGGACGCGAGGGAGCGGGCGCTGGTGAAGGAGCGGATGCTCGTGGAGGACGGGGTGAGCGCGGAGTTCCTGGCGAAGCGCTTCGGGGTGACGGCGGTGCGCATCCGGCAGATCGAACAGGGGCTGCGCCAGAAGCTGCGCCAGCGGCTGACGGCGGGATGCACGGCCTGGGACGGCGAAGCGCCCCGGCTGGCGGCCTGA
- a CDS encoding ABC transporter ATP-binding protein has product MGDLLSGLRDLGHTRRRSDGELLRRILVHFKPHRRAVLAVAGAIVLGAMVETALPLLLARGVDWLQTAATPSKLLGLVGFILLATVTSWACHYVRQRETARIVGNVVLRLQQQAFAAVLRQDMSFFDTRKSGQIASYVTADTQAFASVITLGVNFLGQLVLVALVAAVLVHVHPALALAALGMSVLLIIAALGFRKLGRATTRQARSILATVNALVQESIRAILIAKNFRREERVYERFQQSNAQLYTVSLRQGFVFASIMPILNVLTGMGLGLVIYVGSRAVLSGDATAGQWFLATQLLGVLWLPLTEVASFWSQFQLGLAAAERVFDLLEQQPRVVQRGDRLPPRFTGRIEFKNVRFGYGSQADVFQGLDLVVSAGEKVGLVGHTGSGKTSLTRLLARFYEFSEGEVLVDGHDVREFELGAYRRQLGIVPQHPMLLNGTILDNIRYVRPEATEQEVAAITASIGAGQWMAAFPDGLATAVGENGRNLSLGQRQLVALARVLLLDPAIVILDEATASVDPLTEVQIHESLRSVLAGRTAVVIAHRLSTVRGLDRIVALRQGHIIEQGTHDGLLAQGGYYAELYEKFYRHQEVHYEPPAA; this is encoded by the coding sequence ATGGGAGACCTTCTCAGCGGGCTGCGGGACCTGGGCCATACGCGCCGCCGGAGCGATGGGGAGTTGCTGCGCCGCATCCTCGTCCACTTCAAACCCCACCGAAGGGCGGTCCTGGCCGTGGCCGGCGCCATCGTCCTGGGGGCCATGGTGGAGACCGCGCTGCCGCTGCTGCTCGCGCGCGGCGTGGACTGGCTCCAGACCGCCGCCACCCCCTCGAAGCTGCTGGGCCTCGTGGGCTTCATCCTCCTGGCCACCGTGACGTCCTGGGCGTGCCACTACGTGCGCCAGCGCGAGACGGCCCGCATCGTCGGGAACGTCGTCCTCCGGCTCCAGCAGCAGGCCTTCGCCGCCGTGCTGCGGCAGGACATGTCCTTCTTCGACACGAGGAAGAGCGGGCAGATCGCCAGCTACGTCACGGCCGACACCCAGGCCTTCGCCAGCGTCATCACCCTGGGGGTGAACTTCCTGGGGCAGCTCGTGCTCGTCGCCCTGGTCGCGGCGGTGCTCGTCCACGTGCACCCCGCCCTGGCGCTCGCGGCGCTGGGGATGTCCGTCCTCCTGATCATCGCGGCGCTGGGGTTCCGCAAGCTGGGCCGGGCGACGACGCGGCAGGCCCGGAGCATCCTCGCGACGGTCAACGCGCTGGTGCAGGAGTCCATCCGGGCCATCCTCATCGCGAAGAACTTCCGCAGGGAGGAGCGCGTCTACGAGCGGTTCCAGCAGTCGAATGCCCAGCTGTACACCGTGAGCCTCCGGCAGGGGTTCGTCTTCGCCTCCATCATGCCCATCCTCAACGTCCTCACCGGGATGGGGCTGGGCCTGGTCATCTACGTGGGCAGCCGCGCCGTCCTCTCTGGAGACGCGACCGCGGGCCAGTGGTTCCTCGCCACGCAGCTGCTGGGCGTGCTCTGGCTCCCGTTGACGGAGGTCGCCTCCTTCTGGAGCCAGTTCCAGCTGGGGCTCGCCGCCGCGGAGCGGGTCTTCGACCTGCTTGAGCAGCAGCCCCGGGTGGTCCAGCGCGGGGACCGGCTCCCTCCCCGGTTCACCGGGCGCATCGAGTTCAAGAACGTCCGCTTCGGCTACGGCTCACAGGCCGACGTCTTCCAGGGCCTCGACCTCGTGGTGTCCGCGGGGGAGAAGGTGGGGCTGGTGGGCCACACGGGCTCGGGCAAGACGAGCCTCACCCGGCTGCTGGCGCGCTTCTACGAATTCTCCGAGGGCGAGGTGCTCGTGGACGGGCACGATGTCCGGGAGTTCGAGCTGGGAGCCTACCGGCGGCAGCTCGGCATCGTTCCCCAACACCCCATGCTGCTCAACGGCACCATCCTGGACAACATCCGCTACGTCCGCCCGGAAGCCACCGAGCAGGAGGTCGCGGCCATCACGGCGTCCATCGGCGCCGGGCAATGGATGGCGGCCTTTCCTGACGGCCTGGCCACGGCGGTGGGGGAGAACGGCCGGAACCTGTCCCTCGGTCAGCGCCAGCTGGTCGCGCTGGCGCGGGTCCTGCTGCTGGACCCGGCCATCGTCATCCTGGATGAGGCCACGGCCAGCGTGGATCCGCTGACGGAGGTGCAGATCCACGAGAGCCTGCGCAGCGTGCTCGCGGGCCGGACCGCCGTCGTCATCGCCCACCGTCTGTCCACGGTCCGGGGACTCGACCGCATCGTGGCCCTGCGCCAGGGACACATCATCGAGCAGGGAACGCACGATGGGTTGCTCGCGCAGGGGGGCTACTACGCCGAGCTCTACGAGAAGTTCTACCGGCACCAGGAAGTCCACTACGAGCCCCCGGCCGCGTAG
- a CDS encoding ABC transporter ATP-binding protein: protein MTAAPPGPSTARVARWIIAHVWRNRAYVLAFVGMATLGNLLVVAIPWLTGAAFDEVLSAGTDRSRIGVLVLAILGAVLLRGAASLVASGAMEVLAQRLERDARAEFYGVLLHKNLVFHQRQRVGDLMARTTDDVRLLDPMMSPGMAHLFNAFACILLSLFFIGRIEPELLVAPLLFTGGLLVGTRLHARRFNPIASALRRQNGLLNAEVVEALSGIELTKWSGQEEQEARRIQLQAERCRDLMISQGAAQARYLPPLFLGLCLTLAFLHGALRASQGALSVGSFVAYMGLMTTFRGPTQLLLSAVTVIQEGFAGARRVLTVLDEEATGEDKAAGHRARIRGELVFDQVSFSHGGRPILKNVSFRAAPGETVAIVGQAGAGKSTLARLINRTYDVEGGRILIDGCDVRDWALDSLRTGIAVVEQEILLLSDTLHANIGFGLEQQDPHPIQEAARLAQAHGFITGFREGYDTVIGERGVTLSGGQRQRVALARALAVDPAVLILDDATSAVDSATEEQIQRAMREGSRGRTTVLITHRLSQIRRADRIVLLMGGEVHDQGTHDELLGRCDIYRRIFNTSAPREAPALAAGGGGA from the coding sequence ATGACGGCCGCCCCGCCCGGCCCGTCCACCGCGAGGGTGGCGCGGTGGATCATCGCGCATGTCTGGAGGAACAGGGCCTACGTGCTGGCCTTCGTGGGGATGGCGACCCTGGGAAACCTCCTGGTGGTGGCCATCCCGTGGCTCACCGGGGCCGCCTTCGACGAGGTGCTCTCGGCCGGGACGGACCGCTCCCGCATCGGCGTCCTGGTGCTCGCCATCCTCGGCGCCGTGCTGCTGCGGGGAGCCGCCTCGCTGGTCGCGAGCGGCGCCATGGAGGTCCTCGCGCAGCGCCTGGAGCGGGACGCCCGCGCCGAGTTCTACGGCGTGCTGCTGCACAAGAACCTGGTCTTCCACCAGCGCCAGCGCGTGGGCGACCTGATGGCGCGGACCACGGATGACGTGCGCCTGTTGGACCCGATGATGAGCCCGGGCATGGCGCATCTGTTCAACGCCTTCGCCTGCATCCTGTTGAGCCTGTTCTTCATCGGCCGCATCGAACCGGAGCTGCTGGTGGCCCCGCTGCTGTTCACCGGAGGCCTGCTCGTGGGCACGCGGCTCCACGCGCGGCGGTTCAACCCCATCGCCTCCGCCCTGCGCCGCCAGAACGGCCTGCTGAACGCGGAGGTCGTCGAGGCCCTGTCCGGCATCGAGTTGACCAAGTGGTCCGGCCAGGAGGAGCAGGAGGCACGGCGCATCCAGCTGCAGGCGGAGCGCTGCCGGGACCTGATGATCTCCCAGGGCGCCGCGCAGGCCCGGTACCTGCCTCCCCTCTTCCTGGGGCTTTGCCTCACGCTGGCCTTCCTCCACGGAGCCCTGCGCGCCAGCCAGGGCGCGCTGTCGGTGGGAAGCTTCGTGGCGTACATGGGCCTGATGACCACCTTCCGCGGACCGACCCAGCTGCTGCTCTCCGCGGTCACCGTCATCCAGGAGGGATTCGCGGGCGCGCGCCGCGTGCTCACCGTCCTGGACGAAGAGGCGACGGGGGAGGACAAGGCCGCGGGACACCGGGCGCGGATCCGGGGCGAGCTCGTCTTCGACCAGGTGTCCTTCTCCCATGGGGGCAGGCCCATCCTGAAGAACGTCTCCTTCCGCGCCGCGCCCGGGGAGACGGTGGCCATCGTCGGGCAGGCGGGGGCGGGCAAGAGCACCCTGGCCCGGCTCATCAACCGGACCTACGACGTGGAGGGCGGGCGCATCCTCATCGACGGGTGTGACGTCCGCGACTGGGCGCTCGACTCGCTCCGGACCGGCATCGCCGTCGTCGAGCAGGAGATCCTCCTGCTCTCCGACACCCTCCACGCGAACATCGGCTTCGGCCTGGAGCAGCAGGACCCGCACCCCATCCAGGAGGCGGCCCGGCTGGCGCAGGCCCACGGGTTCATCACCGGCTTCCGCGAGGGCTACGACACCGTCATCGGCGAGCGGGGCGTGACCCTCTCCGGCGGCCAGCGGCAGCGCGTCGCCCTGGCGAGGGCGCTCGCCGTGGACCCGGCCGTCCTCATCCTGGATGACGCCACCAGCGCCGTGGACAGCGCCACCGAGGAGCAGATCCAACGCGCCATGCGCGAAGGCTCCCGGGGCCGCACCACGGTGTTGATCACCCACCGCCTTTCGCAGATCCGCCGGGCCGACCGCATCGTGCTGCTCATGGGCGGCGAGGTCCACGACCAGGGCACCCACGACGAGCTGCTCGGGCGCTGTGACATCTACCGGCGCATCTTCAACACGTCCGCCCCGCGCGAAGCCCCCGCGCTGGCGGCGGGCGGGGGAGGGGCGTAG
- the nhaR gene encoding transcriptional activator NhaR, whose protein sequence is MAWLNYHHLLYFWTVARAGSIAKASEELHLAQPTISAQIKLLEESLGHQLFERKGRKLVLSDVGRTVMRYADEIFRLGNELKNVVSGLPTGQQLRLNVGVLDVIPKLVAEQLLKPALDAGPSLRIICRESPLPQLLAQLALHELDVVLADAPGSEPVSVRSFNHLLGKCGVTFFAAQPLAHLRKDFPRSLDGAPMLLPSEESSVRRSLDLWFERLGIRPLIAGDFDDSALLQAFGQKGHGIFAMPSIIDAEVQRQFNVTAIGHTDEIEQCFYAITVERRLRHPAVVAIAEAARSHIFGG, encoded by the coding sequence ATGGCCTGGCTCAACTACCACCATCTCCTGTATTTCTGGACGGTTGCGCGAGCAGGCAGCATCGCCAAGGCGAGTGAAGAGCTGCACCTCGCCCAGCCCACCATCAGCGCGCAGATCAAGCTGCTGGAGGAGTCGCTGGGCCACCAGCTCTTCGAGCGCAAGGGCCGCAAGCTCGTCCTGTCCGACGTGGGCCGCACCGTCATGCGCTACGCGGATGAGATCTTCCGCCTGGGCAACGAGCTGAAGAACGTCGTCTCCGGACTGCCCACCGGGCAGCAGCTGCGCCTCAACGTGGGCGTGCTCGACGTCATCCCCAAGCTCGTCGCCGAGCAGCTGCTCAAGCCCGCGCTGGATGCCGGCCCCTCGCTGCGCATCATCTGCCGTGAGAGCCCCCTGCCCCAATTGCTCGCACAGCTGGCGCTGCATGAGCTGGACGTGGTGCTCGCGGACGCGCCCGGCTCCGAGCCCGTCAGCGTCCGGTCCTTCAACCACCTGCTGGGCAAGTGCGGCGTGACGTTCTTCGCCGCCCAGCCGCTCGCGCACCTGCGCAAGGACTTCCCGCGCTCGCTCGACGGCGCTCCCATGCTGCTGCCGTCGGAGGAGTCGTCGGTGCGCCGCTCGCTGGACCTGTGGTTCGAGCGGCTCGGCATCCGGCCCCTCATCGCCGGTGACTTCGACGACAGCGCGCTGCTCCAGGCCTTCGGACAGAAGGGGCATGGCATCTTCGCCATGCCCTCCATCATCGACGCCGAGGTGCAGCGGCAGTTCAACGTCACCGCCATCGGGCACACCGACGAAATCGAGCAGTGCTTCTACGCCATCACCGTGGAGCGCCGCCTGCGCCACCCCGCCGTCGTCGCCATCGCGGAAGCCGCGCGCTCGCACATCTTCGGCGGGTGA